From a region of the Corallococcus coralloides DSM 2259 genome:
- the xerD gene encoding site-specific tyrosine recombinase XerD produces the protein MEGLLDAFIAFIRAERGLSGKTVDAYAADLTVYFEDLRARGKDDVTRVKQEDVLAHLVTLGKRGLGRRSQARHLAALRVFHRFLVAERMADKDPTEDVDTPKSPRKLPVFLTLEEVEQLLAAPDERTVTGLRDKAMLEVLYATGLRVTELCTLELNNVQLTSGYLVTKGKGSKERIVPLGRVAIEKVQEYLAHSRPELLGKRQADALFVTPRGEGFTRQGFWKLLKRYALKAGILKPLSPHKLRHSFATHLVERGADLRAVQQMLGHADLATTQIYTHVNSARLRKVYDEFHPRSDAFKPKPSARKRPSPG, from the coding sequence ATGGAAGGACTGCTCGACGCGTTCATCGCCTTCATCCGCGCGGAGCGGGGCCTGTCCGGCAAGACGGTGGACGCCTACGCGGCGGACCTCACCGTGTACTTCGAGGACCTGCGCGCGCGCGGCAAGGACGACGTGACGCGCGTGAAACAGGAGGACGTGCTCGCGCACCTGGTGACGCTGGGCAAGCGGGGCCTGGGGCGCCGCAGCCAGGCGCGCCATCTGGCCGCGCTGCGCGTCTTCCACCGCTTCCTCGTCGCGGAGCGGATGGCGGACAAGGACCCCACGGAGGACGTGGACACGCCGAAGTCGCCCCGGAAGCTGCCTGTGTTCCTCACGCTGGAGGAGGTGGAGCAGCTGCTCGCCGCGCCCGACGAGCGCACCGTCACGGGCCTGCGCGACAAGGCCATGCTGGAGGTGCTCTACGCCACCGGCCTGCGCGTGACGGAGCTGTGCACGCTGGAGCTCAACAACGTGCAGCTCACGTCCGGCTACCTCGTCACCAAGGGCAAGGGCTCCAAGGAGCGCATCGTCCCGCTGGGGCGCGTGGCGATTGAGAAGGTGCAGGAGTACCTGGCCCATTCGCGGCCGGAGCTGCTGGGCAAGCGCCAGGCGGACGCGCTGTTCGTCACGCCGCGCGGCGAGGGCTTCACGCGGCAGGGCTTCTGGAAGCTGCTCAAGCGCTACGCGCTGAAGGCCGGCATCCTGAAGCCGCTGTCGCCGCACAAGCTGCGCCACTCGTTCGCCACGCACCTGGTGGAGCGCGGCGCGGACCTGCGCGCGGTGCAGCAGATGCTGGGCCACGCGGACCTGGCGACGACGCAGATCTACACGCACGTCAACAGCGCGCGGCTGCGCAAGGTGTACGACGAGTTCCACCCGCGCAGCGACGCGTTCAAGCCCAAGCCCTCCGCGCGCAAGCGTCCGTCTCCGGGGTGA